The genomic window AACACATCTACAAGTTCGTCTCCAAAAACAAGTATGCCGAAGGCCAGGACGCGGTAAATCGCAGCCTGCTGGAAGACGGCACCCTCTTTGTGGCGCAGTTTGCCGGTGGTGACGGCAAAGAACATGCTGGTACCGGTCGCTGGATCGAACTGACCTTTGGCAAGAATGGCCTGACGCCGGAGAACGGCTTTAACAGCCAGGCTGAAGTCCTGATCCATACCCGTCAGGCCGCCAAACAGGTTGAGGCCACCACCATGGATCGACCTGAGTGGATCAGCCATAACCCGAACAACGGCCAGGTGTTCTGCACCCTGACCAACAACAAGAACCGTGGCAAGAAGGACGACCAGCCTCTTAACGCCGCCAACCCGCGGGCCGAGAACCACTATGGTCAGATCATTCGCTGGGAAGCCAAGGACGGTGACCATACTGCGGACACCTTCGACTGGGATCTGTATCTGCTGGCCGGCAACCCGAGGGTGCATGAGGGCAGCCTCTACGCCGGCTCCGACGCCATTAACGCCGACAACATGTTCAACAGCCCCGATGGCCTGGGCTTTGACAGCGATGGTCGGCTGTGGATTCTGACCGACGGCGACGACTCCAACGCAGGTGACTTCGCCGGCATGGGTAACAACCAGATGCTTTGTGGCGATCCGGCCAGCGGTGAAATTCGCCGCTTTATGGTGGGCCCCGTCGGCGCCGAAGTCACAGGTCTGACCTTTAGCGATGACTACAAGACCATGTTCGTCGGCATCCAGCACCCCACCGGCGGTTTCCCGGACTACAGGGATGGCGGCAAGCCGCGCTCCAGTATCGTGATGGTCACCCGCGAAGACGGTGGCGTGATCGGCGCCTGAGCCTGACGCCCGATTCGCCCGCAGGCCGGGCTCCAGCATGCCTGCAGGAGCCCGGCCCGGCGTAAAAGGGGCCTTTAGTAATTAGTGAATCGTAATTGGTAATTGGTGAAGCCTGAGTGGTCGGTGAGAGGTGCTCTACGAATCACGAATTACCAATAACTCTGCCTTTTACAGCTCATTCGCCTTGCGGTAGTGGCCGCTGTAGTCGAACAGTCTTTCGCGTACCCGCCAGTGGGGACCTGACTTGCGGGCGACGACAAAGTCCGGTGCGCTGAACTGCTCTGCCACAGCCAGTACTTCGGCCAGGGTGGCGAAACGCCGCGGTTCGGTAGCGGCATTGAAACGACGCCCGAACAGGCGATTGAACACCGCCCGCTGACCCGCCTGGCGCAGGTCGAAGCGCTCGTGCAGCTCCTCGCCTTCTTCATCGTGATAGCTGATGCGCAGCGCACCCTTGTGCTCGGCAAAGCTGACGCCGGCGCAACGGATTACGCGGGCATCCCTGAGCTGCAGGGCGCGCTTGAGCAGGTCGTCGGGATCGATGATGGCTTCGCTGCACTGGTGGCACTGGCGGGCGGCAATATCGTTCTCAGCGCCACAGTGGGGGCATTCCTTGAAGCGAAAACGGTAGTCGCACTGCTCCTTGTGGCCTGTGTCATCTTCGAGCAGCCCCTGGCAGCGGCGGCCAAAGTGCTCGGTTACAGTACCGGCGCCATCGGTCTTGCCCCAGAAGATATTGGCAAAGCCACAGCCCGGGCAGAAAATCTGTACCGGTTCACTGTCACTGTCGGGTTTCTTGCTGCCCACTTCCGGGGCAAACAGATTGAAGCCGTTGCCGGCGTAGTCGATTACCAGGCAGTCGGTCTTGCCGGGGGCCAGCCGCAGGCCACGGCCGACGATCTGCTGAAAGAGGCTGACCGACTGGGTGGGCCTTAAAATCGCAATCAGGTCCACATGGGGGGCATCGAAGCCGGTGGTCAGTACCGCCACGTTCACCAGGTACTTGAGCTCATGCGCCTTGAAACGCGTGATCAGGGATTCACGCTCAGGCGCCGGGGTCGTACCCGTTACCAGAGCGGTGCAGTCATCGGGCAGGTAGCCGGTAATCTCCTGGGCGTGCTTGATGGTGGCGGCGAAAATCATTACGCCGGCACGCTCGCAGGCCAGTTCCTGAATCTGCTCGCAGATGGCCCGGGTCACGCGCGGGTACTGGCTTAGCAGGCTGTTGATTTCCGTCTCGCTGTAGTGGCCGCTGGCGTTGGCCTGCAGGGCTGAAAAGTCGTAGTGGGCAATGCTCGCATCCACCAGCTCCGGCCGGGTGAGAAAACCCTCGCGGATCAGCTGTGACAGCGGCAGTTCATAGATGCAGTGACGAAAGGGCCGGCTGTCTTCGCTGCGCACAAAGCCGCGGTAGTGGTACTGATAGATCCAGCCCTGGCCCAGGCGATAGGGCGTGGCGGTTAGGCCCAGCACCTTGAGGTTGGCGTTCTGCTCGCGCAGCGTCGCTATCACCTGCTGATACTGGCTGTCATCGCTGTCACTGACGCGGTGACATTCATCGATGATGAGCAGCGAATAGGCGTCGCGAAACAGCGCCAGGTTGCGTGTTACCGATTGCACGCTGGCGAAGGTCACCTGATGCCCGGCATCCTTGAGCCCAAGACCCGCCGAGAAGATGCCGGCGCTGAGGCCGAAGGCGGCATATTTGGCGTGATTTTGTTCGACCAGTTCGCGCACATGGGCCAGCACCAGAATACGGCGTCGCGCCAGGCGCGCAAGCTCGGCAATGACCAGGCTTTTGCCAGCGCCCGTGGGCAGCACTATCACGGCAGGGTCGTCGCCACCGCGAAAGTGGCGCAGGGTCGCGTCTACCGCTTCCTGCTGATAGGGGCGCAGCTTGATCAAATCAGCGCTCGTCCGTGCGTTCACCGCGAATGGTTTCGGCGGCGTTGAACAGGTGTCCCGACACGGTACGCAGCAGGATCATGGCTACGGCGGCGTCGTTTTCCACGATTTCGAGCAGCTCGCGACGCTCGATACGCAGGGCCAGCACGGGCTTGATGGCCAGCAGATCCATGTTGCGCGGCTGATCGACAATCACCGAGAGATCGCCAATCAGGCGCCCCGGGCCCACCTCGGAAATGGGTTCGTCCTCTGCTGTGGCGTCGGGCCAGCGCAGCTCGGCCAGGCCTTCGACGACTATATAGGCGCCATCGGGCAGGTCGCCGCTGCGAAACAGGAGCTCGTCGGCCTCGACCCGCACCCAGCGCGATGCATAGGCCAGCAGGCGCACCTGGGCGGGGCTGAGTTTGGCGAAGGCTTCGGTGCTGGCAATCACCTTGCGCTTG from Marinobacterium aestuarii includes these protein-coding regions:
- a CDS encoding DEAD/DEAH box helicase, which gives rise to MIKLRPYQQEAVDATLRHFRGGDDPAVIVLPTGAGKSLVIAELARLARRRILVLAHVRELVEQNHAKYAAFGLSAGIFSAGLGLKDAGHQVTFASVQSVTRNLALFRDAYSLLIIDECHRVSDSDDSQYQQVIATLREQNANLKVLGLTATPYRLGQGWIYQYHYRGFVRSEDSRPFRHCIYELPLSQLIREGFLTRPELVDASIAHYDFSALQANASGHYSETEINSLLSQYPRVTRAICEQIQELACERAGVMIFAATIKHAQEITGYLPDDCTALVTGTTPAPERESLITRFKAHELKYLVNVAVLTTGFDAPHVDLIAILRPTQSVSLFQQIVGRGLRLAPGKTDCLVIDYAGNGFNLFAPEVGSKKPDSDSEPVQIFCPGCGFANIFWGKTDGAGTVTEHFGRRCQGLLEDDTGHKEQCDYRFRFKECPHCGAENDIAARQCHQCSEAIIDPDDLLKRALQLRDARVIRCAGVSFAEHKGALRISYHDEEGEELHERFDLRQAGQRAVFNRLFGRRFNAATEPRRFATLAEVLAVAEQFSAPDFVVARKSGPHWRVRERLFDYSGHYRKANEL